The Pseudomonadota bacterium genome includes a region encoding these proteins:
- a CDS encoding ABC transporter permease, which produces MSTLTYIAGYTGRVSLNWLYAASQVCVLILATLYWSFGAPLRGKGLPARNTAEHFVRFGADSLPIVALISFLIGAIMAMQSATQLARFGALSYIASLVGVAGVRELAPLMTAIIVTGRSGSAITAEIGTMKVSEEIDALKVMGINPVKFLVVPKFLGMLLALPCLTVMSMVVMIAGGYLLAVGYLGLSGSGYIDQSFLSIGTADFLTGLTKSVFFAVTICWVGVVRGFQVSGGAAGVGKMTTSSVVSSIFLIILIDLVFTFLFFFEP; this is translated from the coding sequence ATGAGCACGCTCACCTACATCGCCGGCTACACCGGCCGGGTCAGCCTCAACTGGCTGTATGCGGCCTCACAGGTGTGCGTGCTGATCCTGGCCACCCTGTACTGGAGCTTCGGGGCGCCCCTTCGTGGCAAAGGGCTGCCGGCTCGCAACACCGCCGAGCACTTCGTCCGTTTCGGCGCCGATTCACTACCGATCGTCGCACTCATCAGTTTCCTCATCGGCGCCATCATGGCCATGCAATCGGCGACCCAGCTGGCCCGCTTCGGCGCTTTGAGCTACATCGCCAGCCTGGTGGGCGTGGCGGGTGTACGCGAATTAGCGCCACTGATGACGGCCATCATCGTCACCGGCCGCAGTGGCTCGGCCATTACGGCGGAAATCGGCACCATGAAGGTGTCGGAAGAGATCGATGCACTCAAGGTGATGGGCATCAATCCCGTCAAGTTCCTGGTGGTCCCCAAGTTCCTGGGCATGCTGCTGGCACTGCCCTGCCTGACGGTGATGTCCATGGTCGTCATGATTGCCGGTGGCTATCTTCTTGCCGTCGGCTATCTCGGTCTGAGCGGTTCAGGCTACATCGATCAGAGTTTCCTCTCCATCGGCACGGCCGATTTTCTCACCGGCCTGACCAAGAGCGTCTTCTTCGCCGTGACCATCTGCTGGGTCGGCGTGGTCCGGGGCTTCCAGGTCTCCGGCGGCGCGGCGGGCGTCGGCAAGATGACCACCTCGTCGGTGGTGAGCTCGATCTTCCTGATCATCCTGATCGATCTGGTCTTCACCTTTCTGTTCTTCTTCGAGCCATGA
- a CDS encoding ATP-binding cassette domain-containing protein — protein sequence MSTSTETRAPDHILEVRDLVVKYGDTVVLKDISFDVRRGENFVILGGSGCGKSTLLRNLVGLMRPASGQILHNGLDFTAMGDDKRVEVRRKMGMCFQGSALLGSLTVADNVALPLREHTKLDDSIIDIMAGIKLNLVGLDERGDHLPSELSGGQKKRAGLARAMAMDPDIIFYDEPSAGLDPIAAAELDRLIRKMQHTFNLTSIVVTHEMESVKLIADRICMLKTTPEGGRIAYLGSLDGFYASDNPDVIQFRDRRPDGEESETAAVSG from the coding sequence ATGAGCACGAGCACCGAAACCCGAGCGCCCGACCACATCCTTGAAGTGCGCGATCTCGTGGTCAAATACGGCGACACCGTGGTCTTGAAGGACATCTCCTTCGACGTGCGGCGAGGCGAGAACTTCGTCATCCTCGGCGGCAGCGGCTGCGGCAAAAGCACCTTGCTGCGCAATCTCGTGGGCCTCATGCGCCCGGCATCGGGCCAGATCCTGCACAATGGCCTCGACTTCACCGCCATGGGCGACGACAAACGGGTCGAGGTACGGCGGAAGATGGGGATGTGCTTCCAGGGCTCGGCCCTGCTCGGCTCGCTCACCGTGGCGGACAACGTGGCCCTGCCGCTGCGGGAGCACACCAAGCTCGACGACTCGATCATCGACATCATGGCCGGGATCAAGCTCAATCTCGTGGGCCTGGACGAACGCGGCGACCATCTCCCATCGGAATTGAGCGGCGGCCAGAAAAAGCGGGCGGGGCTGGCCCGGGCCATGGCCATGGATCCCGACATCATTTTCTACGACGAACCGTCGGCCGGTCTCGACCCCATCGCAGCGGCCGAACTGGACAGGCTCATTCGCAAGATGCAGCATACGTTTAATCTGACCAGTATCGTCGTCACCCATGAAATGGAGAGCGTGAAGTTGATCGCCGACCGGATCTGCATGCTGAAGACCACGCCCGAGGGCGGCCGCATCGCGTACCTGGGTTCACTCGACGGCTTTTATGCGTCGGACAACCCCGACGTGATCCAGTTTCGCGACCGCAGGCCGGACGGCGAAGAATCAGAAACCGCCGCTGTCTCCGGCTAA
- a CDS encoding MCE family protein, with the protein MVAKKHDFTRTEVKAGFMVLGAVAAGLIMALAALNRPDILQSVWSLFFGRTETHRYVVKLEEASGLNRNADVRYGGAKAGKVLDVGLDAKARRIVVLLEVNANVPVNAGSRAYISQATLTSEPHIEISVGAPEAALLMANGQPAAQASLYQGIPVIAAQPGGLFGEVSKLAGDLRGLIGVDAARSEGRSFTTVADLMDSVHLTLEDGQGLVQETARIIKERNAELGRMLDEDIAAILDNTRDLTDNAAGSFGRIDAWIAENDPRLSATVESAHAIAGDIEALTKELEAYRLKVAAILDHGEGMTDESRALLERNAPVIEDMLGDLRQATRFFVRFAEVLADNPQALLRGQREAGRAPDDTGTLGREPDRR; encoded by the coding sequence GTGGTAGCCAAGAAACACGATTTCACCCGCACTGAAGTGAAGGCGGGTTTCATGGTTCTCGGCGCAGTGGCAGCCGGCTTGATCATGGCGTTGGCCGCGCTCAACCGGCCCGACATCCTGCAGTCGGTCTGGAGCCTGTTTTTCGGCCGGACCGAAACGCACCGCTACGTGGTGAAGCTGGAGGAAGCCAGCGGGCTGAACAGGAACGCCGACGTGCGCTACGGCGGCGCGAAGGCGGGCAAGGTGCTCGATGTGGGTCTCGACGCGAAAGCCCGGCGCATCGTGGTCTTGCTGGAAGTAAACGCCAACGTACCCGTCAATGCAGGCAGCCGGGCCTACATCAGCCAGGCCACCCTGACGAGCGAACCCCATATCGAGATCAGCGTGGGCGCGCCCGAGGCTGCCCTACTGATGGCAAACGGACAGCCCGCGGCGCAAGCCAGCCTCTACCAGGGCATCCCGGTCATCGCCGCGCAACCCGGCGGACTCTTCGGCGAGGTATCCAAACTCGCCGGCGATCTGCGCGGGCTTATCGGCGTCGACGCGGCCCGGTCGGAAGGGCGGTCATTCACGACCGTCGCCGACTTGATGGATAGCGTCCACCTCACCTTGGAGGACGGCCAGGGCCTCGTTCAGGAAACGGCCCGGATTATCAAGGAACGCAACGCGGAGCTGGGCCGGATGCTCGACGAGGATATCGCCGCCATCCTCGACAACACGAGAGACCTGACCGACAACGCGGCCGGCTCTTTCGGGCGGATCGACGCGTGGATCGCAGAGAACGATCCCCGCCTCAGCGCTACCGTCGAGTCGGCCCATGCCATCGCCGGGGACATCGAAGCGCTCACCAAGGAACTCGAGGCGTACCGGCTCAAGGTAGCGGCCATCCTCGACCACGGCGAAGGCATGACGGACGAAAGCCGCGCGCTGTTAGAACGCAATGCGCCGGTGATCGAAGACATGCTCGGCGATCTGCGCCAGGCCACGCGATTCTTCGTGCGCTTTGCCGAAGTGCTTGCCGACAACCCCCAGGCCCTGTTACGGGGCCAGCGCGAGGCCGGCAGAGCCCCGGACGACACCGGAACCCTCGGCCGTGAACCCGATCGGAGATAG
- a CDS encoding TetR/AcrR family transcriptional regulator, producing MSNHQAPAKRVYQSTEQRQSATVEAVVHLCGQQDPSTLTTARIAREIGLSQGALFKHFPNKNSLWESVAGWVSEQLTRQVFTVADQHEQADQALEAMFLAHIGFIARHPGIPRLILGELQKPGNRPAKRMIRQALAAYRQKVVAVLHRGIEQGTIASTIDTQAAAILYLGAIQGLVVQGMVDGDMRALEQTAPRIFRLFSAGFQETPHDAKE from the coding sequence ATGTCGAACCACCAGGCTCCCGCCAAACGCGTTTACCAAAGCACCGAGCAACGCCAATCCGCCACCGTTGAAGCGGTGGTGCACCTGTGCGGCCAGCAGGACCCCTCGACCCTGACCACTGCCCGGATCGCGCGTGAAATCGGGCTGTCCCAGGGCGCCCTGTTCAAGCATTTCCCCAACAAGAACAGCCTGTGGGAATCGGTCGCCGGCTGGGTATCCGAGCAGCTGACCCGGCAAGTCTTCACGGTTGCCGATCAGCACGAGCAAGCCGATCAGGCCCTGGAAGCCATGTTTCTGGCCCACATCGGGTTCATTGCCCGTCACCCGGGCATTCCGCGGCTGATCCTGGGTGAGCTCCAGAAACCTGGCAACCGGCCGGCGAAACGCATGATTCGCCAGGCGCTGGCCGCCTACCGCCAGAAAGTCGTCGCCGTGCTCCATCGGGGCATCGAACAGGGCACCATCGCCTCGACCATCGATACACAAGCCGCCGCCATTCTCTACCTCGGGGCCATCCAGGGGCTGGTGGTTCAGGGCATGGTCGATGGCGACATGCGTGCCCTCGAGCAAACCGCGCCTCGCATCTTCCGGTTGTTCAGCGCCGGTTTCCAGGAGACACCCCATGACGCGAAAGAATAG
- a CDS encoding efflux transporter periplasmic adaptor subunit — MTRKNRLVLILSLIAGIAFVALMLALKQPPERTSDRTTATPVRIVEVAPLTVRSEARGFGQVLPARSWKAVANVGGRIVWRHSDLESGNLIQEGTRLLQIDPTRYELAQASAQADIAGLEAELRQLDQEQLNTRELLALEERRLALAQRELERAETLADRGSLSETRRDEQQRATLQQQQAVQSLNNQLNLIPVRRDALNARLARSESALAGAREDLEDTRFEAPWDLRVHQSEVETGQQVSPGQTLFVADDISAAEATIQLEVSALRKVLSQVSAIPDSAGEGADAGGFTDLHEQLPLDSLSAWVQSTSAPDSRWPGRLTRITSSLDPVTRTVQAVVTVDEPYRRANPPARPPLVRNMFVQATIAAPTPEPVIVVPASTVHQGAVYLADGDDRLKRQPVTVAWQQGELAVIDRGLEAGDRLILDDLVPAIEGTPLKPRHDGQAMNTLRRLAAGESE; from the coding sequence ATGACGCGAAAGAATAGACTCGTCCTCATCCTGTCGCTGATTGCCGGCATCGCTTTCGTCGCGCTGATGCTGGCATTGAAGCAGCCGCCCGAGCGTACAAGCGACCGAACAACGGCAACCCCCGTCCGAATTGTCGAAGTCGCTCCCCTCACGGTTCGCTCCGAAGCCAGGGGCTTTGGCCAGGTGTTACCGGCCCGAAGCTGGAAAGCCGTGGCCAACGTGGGCGGCCGGATCGTCTGGCGTCATTCGGATCTGGAAAGCGGCAACCTGATCCAGGAAGGCACCCGGCTGCTGCAGATCGACCCGACTCGCTACGAACTGGCTCAAGCCTCGGCGCAGGCCGATATCGCCGGCCTGGAGGCCGAGCTGCGACAGCTCGATCAGGAACAACTAAACACGCGCGAGCTTCTGGCGCTGGAGGAACGTCGGCTTGCCCTGGCACAGCGCGAACTGGAGCGGGCGGAAACCCTGGCCGACCGTGGCTCCCTGTCCGAAACCCGGCGCGATGAACAGCAAAGAGCGACGCTGCAGCAACAGCAGGCCGTGCAGTCGCTGAACAATCAACTCAACCTGATTCCCGTCAGGCGCGACGCACTGAATGCCCGCCTTGCCCGAAGCGAATCAGCCCTGGCCGGCGCCCGGGAGGACCTCGAGGACACCCGCTTCGAGGCGCCCTGGGATCTGCGGGTTCACCAATCCGAAGTCGAAACCGGGCAACAGGTCAGCCCCGGCCAGACCCTGTTCGTGGCCGACGACATCAGCGCAGCGGAAGCCACCATCCAGCTGGAAGTGTCCGCACTTCGCAAGGTGCTGTCCCAGGTCTCGGCCATTCCAGATTCGGCCGGCGAAGGCGCGGATGCGGGGGGCTTTACCGACCTGCACGAACAGCTGCCGCTGGATTCACTGAGCGCCTGGGTGCAGTCGACCAGCGCGCCCGACAGTCGCTGGCCGGGACGTCTGACACGGATCACCAGCAGCCTCGACCCGGTCACGCGCACCGTCCAGGCGGTGGTGACCGTCGACGAGCCCTACCGCCGGGCCAACCCGCCGGCCCGGCCGCCCCTGGTTCGCAATATGTTCGTTCAGGCCACCATCGCCGCGCCCACGCCCGAGCCTGTCATCGTGGTACCGGCCAGCACCGTTCATCAGGGAGCGGTCTACCTGGCCGACGGCGATGACCGTCTCAAACGCCAGCCGGTGACAGTCGCCTGGCAGCAGGGAGAGCTTGCCGTGATCGATCGGGGCCTGGAAGCCGGCGACCGTCTGATACTGGACGATCTGGTACCCGCCATCGAGGGCACGCCCCTGAAGCCCCGACACGACGGCCAGGCCATGAACACGCTGCGCAGGCTGGCCGCCGGAGAAAGCGAATGA